From a region of the Armatimonas rosea genome:
- a CDS encoding RecB family exonuclease: MARKFTVSPTKLRTFHQCPTKYKLEYIERLGRFYRKPRAGFSFGASLHNVLEQFHTQGGPEAVTVEALTETLASKWQSQGYRDAEQEQAYKAEAVKILAAYHARAVEVPIEEAPVTLYSEKTLNAPLSPEIVLSGRVDRVDQHPDMSLEIVDYKSGREVVEPEHVAGALAMSIYQALLKHHHPEQRVFATIIALRTGSQASHEQTPEEREWLLADCLETAETLRNKDWDGVLPVLNDHCPDCDYLPHCERYWKRQRRMEGYVDES, encoded by the coding sequence ATGGCGCGTAAGTTCACCGTGAGCCCGACCAAGCTTCGTACGTTTCACCAGTGCCCAACCAAGTACAAGCTGGAGTACATCGAGAGGCTCGGTCGGTTCTATCGCAAGCCACGGGCGGGGTTCTCGTTTGGGGCATCGCTGCACAATGTCCTGGAGCAGTTTCATACCCAAGGCGGCCCCGAAGCGGTGACGGTCGAGGCGCTCACGGAGACTCTGGCGAGCAAGTGGCAGTCCCAGGGCTATAGAGACGCGGAGCAGGAGCAGGCCTACAAGGCCGAGGCGGTCAAGATTCTGGCGGCCTACCATGCCCGCGCGGTCGAGGTGCCGATCGAGGAGGCACCCGTGACTCTGTACTCGGAGAAGACCCTCAACGCGCCGCTCTCGCCGGAGATTGTCCTCTCCGGGCGGGTGGACCGCGTGGACCAGCACCCGGATATGTCGCTGGAGATCGTCGATTATAAAAGTGGCCGGGAAGTGGTCGAGCCGGAGCACGTCGCGGGGGCGCTGGCGATGAGTATCTACCAGGCGCTCCTCAAGCACCACCACCCGGAGCAACGGGTCTTTGCGACAATTATCGCGCTCCGAACCGGCTCGCAGGCCTCCCATGAGCAGACCCCCGAGGAGCGTGAGTGGCTCCTCGCCGACTGTCTGGAGACCGCCGAGACCCTGCGCAACAAAGACTGGGACGGTGTCCTGCCCGTGCTCAACGACCACTGCC
- a CDS encoding radical SAM protein produces MSFPLPTYQGQTPDPAAATKEAVAIWKTGKIPLVEIFYSLQGEGGRVGQATVFVRLAGCSLACSFCDTDFRVKRVLTIEEIVAEVLGFGCEWVCLTGGEPTLFDLKPLCDALHGAGLKLQIETNGMHPRPEWGLEHITVSPKETEGGHIKPWYFEHATEFKYVVDDEADVYRAQCSLFPGTIYLQPNALNPAATPLCIEAVKNQPQRFRLSLQTHKLLEIP; encoded by the coding sequence GTGAGTTTTCCTCTTCCTACCTACCAGGGCCAGACCCCCGATCCCGCTGCGGCCACCAAAGAAGCCGTCGCGATCTGGAAGACCGGCAAGATTCCCCTCGTGGAGATCTTCTACTCATTGCAGGGCGAGGGCGGGCGCGTGGGCCAGGCGACCGTCTTTGTGCGCTTGGCGGGCTGCTCGCTGGCCTGCTCGTTCTGCGACACGGACTTTCGGGTAAAGCGCGTGCTAACGATTGAGGAGATCGTCGCCGAGGTCTTGGGGTTTGGTTGCGAGTGGGTCTGCCTCACCGGCGGCGAGCCGACTCTCTTTGACCTCAAGCCGCTCTGCGATGCCCTTCACGGCGCGGGCCTAAAGCTCCAGATCGAGACCAATGGCATGCACCCGCGCCCGGAGTGGGGGCTGGAGCACATCACAGTCTCGCCAAAAGAGACCGAGGGCGGTCATATCAAGCCCTGGTACTTTGAGCACGCCACGGAGTTTAAGTACGTGGTGGATGACGAGGCGGATGTATATCGTGCACAATGTTCTCTTTTCCCGGGGACGATCTATCTCCAGCCCAATGCCCTCAACCCCGCTGCAACTCCGCTGTGTATCGAGGCCGTGAAGAATCAGCCCCAGCGCTTCCGGCTGAGCCTCCAAACCCATAAATTGCTGGAGATTCCGTGA
- a CDS encoding enolase C-terminal domain-like protein, which translates to MIRIARCRLRLQDLRLRLPFRYGIATVTDLTHAFVEAEVEIDGQHATGIAAEHLSPKWLYKRPDTSPEADNAELIALIETVLEWATGLEAPTAFALWQALYEKQAAYAQETGLPGLWTHFPVTLVERAVIDALCNATGQPFHALLKTNAFGIELGAVHPELAGTQPADWLPEAPRQQITLRHTVGMADPLAPPAPNNGGASIDDGLPLTLEDNIATYGLKHFKLKLGGNVEADIARTRAVLEVCAAHAPTDWAFTLDANESYTDFATVRAFWDGLPTDHKLRCLFIEQPLHRDHALTDAAGAGLAAWEGHPPIIIDESDGAIGDFPRALALGYAGTSHKGCKGVFKGVTNACLAKKRGALLSGEDLTCVGPVCLEQDLAVMAALGIESVERNGHHYFAGLSMFDTATQDAALAAHPTLYHRSAAGWPTLTITDGTITP; encoded by the coding sequence ATGATTCGCATCGCCCGCTGTCGCCTGCGCCTGCAAGACCTGCGCCTGCGCCTGCCTTTTCGCTACGGGATCGCCACGGTCACCGACCTCACGCATGCCTTTGTGGAGGCGGAGGTGGAAATAGACGGCCAACATGCCACGGGGATCGCTGCCGAGCACCTCTCGCCCAAGTGGCTCTACAAGCGCCCGGACACCTCGCCAGAGGCCGACAACGCCGAGCTGATCGCGCTGATCGAGACAGTTCTGGAGTGGGCGACGGGCTTAGAGGCACCGACCGCCTTTGCCCTCTGGCAGGCACTCTATGAAAAGCAAGCGGCCTATGCACAAGAGACGGGCCTGCCAGGACTTTGGACACACTTTCCGGTCACTTTAGTGGAGCGTGCCGTCATTGATGCGCTCTGCAACGCCACCGGCCAGCCCTTCCACGCGCTTCTCAAGACCAATGCCTTCGGGATCGAGCTGGGCGCGGTGCATCCCGAGCTGGCGGGGACGCAGCCCGCCGACTGGCTCCCCGAAGCGCCACGCCAGCAAATCACGCTCCGCCACACGGTCGGGATGGCTGATCCGCTGGCCCCCCCCGCCCCCAATAATGGGGGAGCCAGCATTGATGATGGACTTCCTCTGACCCTGGAGGATAACATAGCCACCTACGGGCTAAAGCACTTCAAGCTCAAGCTCGGGGGCAATGTCGAGGCGGATATCGCCCGCACCCGTGCCGTCTTGGAGGTCTGCGCCGCTCATGCGCCCACTGACTGGGCCTTCACACTCGACGCCAATGAGTCCTACACGGATTTTGCGACGGTTCGCGCCTTCTGGGACGGCCTACCAACGGACCACAAACTCCGCTGCCTCTTTATTGAGCAGCCGCTCCACCGCGACCACGCCCTCACCGATGCGGCGGGAGCGGGGCTCGCGGCGTGGGAAGGGCACCCGCCCATTATTATCGACGAGTCCGACGGGGCAATCGGGGATTTTCCGCGCGCACTGGCCTTGGGCTACGCCGGGACGAGCCACAAAGGCTGCAAGGGAGTCTTCAAGGGAGTCACCAACGCCTGTCTGGCCAAAAAGCGCGGTGCCCTTCTCTCCGGCGAGGACCTCACCTGTGTCGGCCCGGTCTGTCTGGAGCAGGACCTCGCGGTGATGGCCGCCCTCGGAATTGAGAGTGTCGAGCGCAACGGCCACCACTACTTCGCCGGGCTCTCGATGTTCGATACGGCCACCCAGGACGCCGCCCTCGCCGCCCACCCGACCCTCTACCACCGCTCCGCTGCGGGCTGGCCCACCCTCACCATCACCGACGGTACAATCACGCCATGA
- a CDS encoding DUF6807 family protein translates to MRITHEIGQWIGLTDDNGIERLRYDYGSAPKPFVHPLRLPDGTVITEHEPTDHIWHRGLWFAFKFVNGINYWEERDEIFGRQETMNTPQCSALPDDSFRITSAANWRDQDQDRLRDYREWRYQIDKSGASLLQCYTKLEALEDVTLDRTPFTTWGGYGGLFVRLKNDLENPRLVFDDGTITTRCTGERYKWGGIEGTTPDGKDCAVVFLPSPENTRYPEPFYGAAKTDYNFFGPAPLFHEPIVFKAGETLTYQVRVLILPRRIDAAEIENYL, encoded by the coding sequence ATGAGAATCACCCACGAAATCGGCCAGTGGATCGGCCTCACCGACGACAACGGGATCGAGCGTCTGCGCTACGACTACGGGTCGGCCCCCAAGCCCTTCGTCCACCCGCTACGCCTCCCCGACGGCACCGTCATCACCGAGCACGAGCCCACCGACCACATCTGGCACCGCGGCCTCTGGTTTGCGTTTAAGTTCGTCAATGGCATCAACTACTGGGAAGAGCGGGATGAAATCTTCGGGCGACAGGAGACAATGAACACGCCACAGTGCAGTGCGCTCCCCGATGACTCCTTTCGAATCACAAGTGCTGCAAACTGGCGTGACCAAGACCAGGATCGTCTTCGTGACTACCGTGAGTGGCGCTATCAGATAGATAAATCGGGCGCGAGCCTACTCCAGTGCTACACGAAGCTAGAAGCACTCGAAGACGTAACTCTCGACCGAACGCCCTTTACCACCTGGGGCGGCTACGGCGGCCTCTTCGTGCGCCTCAAAAATGACTTAGAGAACCCGCGGCTGGTCTTCGATGACGGCACAATCACCACGCGCTGCACCGGCGAGCGCTACAAGTGGGGCGGAATTGAGGGCACCACCCCCGACGGCAAGGACTGCGCCGTGGTCTTTCTCCCCTCGCCTGAGAACACCCGCTACCCCGAGCCCTTCTACGGCGCCGCCAAGACCGACTACAACTTCTTCGGCCCCGCCCCCCTCTTCCACGAGCCGATTGTCTTCAAAGCTGGCGAGACCCTCACCTACCAAGTCCGAGTCCTGATCCTCCCCCGCCGAATAGACGCCGCCGAAATAGAAAACTACTTGTAG
- a CDS encoding DUF6989 domain-containing protein, whose amino-acid sequence MFVLYTIKARQKALACLLFSAAVFGLVELLADFLCVRSTRTLDYSVARSPLLWESPWWMPLSWAIVALQVGVLGNRATERFGLVRGALLTGLLGALLIPFYEEMAWGAHWWRYQNCWMLGHTPVYIIVAEFVIGAGLALWGHFTLRTESYRRAALLGALAGLVTVLGGLVGWGLVEFLGRGARPVWPLAS is encoded by the coding sequence TTGTTTGTTTTATACACGATCAAAGCCCGCCAGAAGGCACTCGCTTGTTTGCTTTTCTCCGCCGCTGTCTTTGGGCTTGTGGAGCTCCTGGCCGACTTTCTGTGCGTCCGCAGCACGCGAACTCTGGACTACTCCGTGGCCCGCTCGCCGCTGCTCTGGGAGTCGCCGTGGTGGATGCCGCTCTCGTGGGCGATTGTGGCGCTCCAAGTGGGGGTGCTCGGGAATCGGGCGACCGAGCGCTTTGGTTTGGTACGGGGTGCGCTACTCACGGGGCTGCTGGGTGCCTTGCTGATCCCGTTCTACGAAGAGATGGCCTGGGGAGCGCACTGGTGGCGCTACCAGAACTGCTGGATGCTGGGCCACACACCGGTCTATATCATTGTGGCGGAGTTTGTGATCGGGGCGGGCTTGGCGCTCTGGGGGCACTTTACGCTCCGCACCGAGTCCTACCGCCGCGCCGCTCTCCTTGGGGCGCTGGCAGGGCTGGTGACGGTCCTGGGGGGCTTAGTGGGCTGGGGGCTGGTCGAGTTTCTCGGGCGTGGTGCGCGGCCGGTATGGCCCCTGGCCTCATGA
- the dnaA gene encoding chromosomal replication initiator protein DnaA, with the protein MSEQLQFEDEEIPIVLRRAWDRALRMLATRVNKPTFEAHIRTLKPLALHEPMVEGRILCQVVLGVPSAFTREWVEKRHTPLIQGLLEEILDREVRLQFALLQPQSRTFAEQSGQPRAITPSLFEAPTDGHFLAPTEALTRFEQESAPTGALVAALPEPQGEILTLEPEIVVVPAPRVSLAPARTKPAQTALPRTGANTHSQPGNPDSPQLNPRYTFDSFVTGRSNRLAEGGAHAVAQAPGEVYNPLFLYGPPGIGKTHLMHAIGHEIAAQRGSEHVCYVSGEAFTTAFVKASRENKMEEFRRRWRNVDVFLLDDIQFIAGKDKTNEEFFHTFNALYQTGKQIVISSDRSPRELKMMDERLRSRFESGLIADIAPPDLETRLAILQKKAELERMRIPDDVLMYMARLVQSNIRTLEGALVKLVAYASLVNSPVTEELASDILERYFASAGLTLPGDSEDAPVALLEAAQAATGGPRGRITAEVIQKVVARRYGLDPEALKGKKRDKETARARQVAMLLMRELTETSLPGIGQFFGGRDHTTVMHACSSLREQLTGDDTLRELVGELTTEIRHEATP; encoded by the coding sequence GTGAGCGAGCAACTACAATTTGAGGACGAAGAGATTCCTATCGTCCTGCGGCGCGCCTGGGACCGCGCACTTCGGATGCTCGCAACACGAGTGAATAAGCCGACGTTTGAGGCACATATCCGCACCCTGAAGCCCTTGGCGCTCCACGAGCCCATGGTCGAAGGACGGATTCTCTGCCAGGTTGTTTTGGGAGTCCCCTCGGCCTTCACCCGTGAGTGGGTAGAGAAGCGGCACACTCCCCTGATCCAAGGACTGCTCGAAGAGATCCTGGACCGGGAGGTCCGACTTCAGTTTGCCTTGCTGCAACCGCAAAGCCGCACCTTTGCCGAGCAGTCAGGCCAACCAAGGGCGATCACACCAAGCCTGTTCGAGGCACCGACCGACGGTCATTTCCTCGCTCCGACCGAAGCGCTCACCCGTTTCGAACAGGAATCCGCACCCACTGGGGCTCTGGTAGCCGCACTGCCAGAGCCTCAAGGGGAAATCCTCACCCTTGAGCCCGAGATCGTGGTCGTCCCCGCGCCACGCGTCTCTCTTGCCCCCGCGCGCACGAAACCCGCACAGACCGCTCTCCCGCGCACGGGTGCCAACACGCACTCACAGCCCGGCAACCCGGACTCCCCGCAGCTCAACCCCCGCTACACCTTCGATTCTTTTGTCACGGGGCGCAGCAACCGACTGGCGGAGGGTGGTGCCCACGCGGTCGCACAGGCCCCCGGCGAGGTCTACAACCCCCTCTTTCTCTACGGCCCTCCTGGAATCGGCAAGACCCACCTGATGCACGCCATCGGCCACGAGATCGCGGCGCAGCGGGGGTCGGAGCATGTCTGCTATGTCTCCGGCGAGGCCTTCACCACCGCCTTTGTCAAAGCCAGCCGCGAGAACAAGATGGAGGAGTTCCGCCGCCGCTGGCGCAATGTCGATGTCTTCCTTCTCGATGATATTCAGTTCATCGCGGGCAAGGACAAGACCAACGAAGAGTTTTTCCACACCTTCAACGCCCTCTACCAGACCGGCAAGCAGATCGTGATCTCGTCGGACCGGAGCCCCCGGGAGCTGAAGATGATGGACGAGCGCCTGCGCTCGCGCTTTGAGTCCGGGCTGATCGCCGATATCGCGCCGCCCGACCTTGAGACGCGCCTGGCGATCCTACAGAAAAAAGCCGAGCTGGAGCGCATGCGCATCCCCGACGATGTGTTGATGTACATGGCGCGCCTGGTGCAGAGCAATATCCGAACCCTAGAGGGTGCCCTGGTCAAGCTGGTCGCCTACGCGTCGCTGGTCAACTCCCCCGTGACGGAAGAGCTCGCCTCGGACATCCTGGAGCGCTACTTTGCCTCAGCGGGCCTAACCCTTCCCGGTGACTCAGAAGACGCCCCCGTGGCCCTCCTGGAGGCCGCACAAGCCGCCACAGGCGGTCCACGCGGCCGGATCACCGCCGAGGTCATCCAGAAGGTCGTGGCGCGCCGCTACGGCCTCGATCCCGAGGCGCTCAAGGGCAAGAAGCGCGACAAAGAGACCGCCCGTGCCCGCCAGGTCGCGATGCTGCTCATGCGCGAGCTCACCGAGACCAGCCTCCCCGGGATCGGGCAGTTCTTCGGCGGCCGCGACCACACGACCGTCATGCACGCCTGTAGCAGCCTGCGCGAGCAGCTCACCGGCGACGACACCCTGCGCGAGCTGGTCGGCGAGCTAACCACAGAAATCCGTCACGAAGCCACTCCTTAG
- the purS gene encoding phosphoribosylformylglycinamidine synthase subunit PurS, with protein MPKVTVTVTLKPALLDAQGRTIQEALHSLGYTDVANVRVGKVIELETANPADVTAMCEKLLANPVMESYKIEVDG; from the coding sequence TTGCCCAAAGTCACCGTTACCGTCACGCTCAAGCCTGCTCTTCTGGATGCCCAAGGCCGCACCATCCAGGAAGCCCTTCACAGCCTGGGCTATACCGATGTCGCCAATGTCCGTGTCGGCAAGGTGATCGAGCTGGAGACGGCCAATCCGGCGGATGTCACGGCGATGTGCGAGAAGCTACTGGCCAATCCTGTGATGGAGTCCTACAAGATCGAGGTGGACGGGTGA
- the purQ gene encoding phosphoribosylformylglycinamidine synthase subunit PurQ: MSGFTAGVIVFPGSNCDRDAANAWSELGCGEAKLLWHQDKDLQGVDIVIVPGGFSYGDALRAGAIARFAPIMDEVAAFAHDGGLVMGICNGFQIVCEAGLLPGALARNEGLKFACKHVDLRVETTSSPFTCTSEKGALLSIPIAHGEGRYVCDEATHAQLIAEDRILFRYANGNPNGAFDDIAGILGGPNRNVMGMMPHPERAIRAALGSADGAVMFESILATLAQAQV, from the coding sequence GTGAGTGGCTTCACAGCAGGGGTGATTGTCTTCCCCGGCTCCAACTGCGACCGCGATGCGGCAAATGCCTGGAGCGAGCTGGGCTGTGGCGAGGCCAAGCTGCTCTGGCACCAAGACAAGGACCTGCAAGGGGTCGATATCGTCATCGTTCCCGGAGGCTTCTCCTACGGCGATGCGCTCCGGGCCGGTGCGATTGCCCGCTTTGCGCCGATCATGGACGAAGTCGCGGCCTTTGCCCACGACGGTGGCTTGGTGATGGGGATCTGCAATGGCTTCCAGATTGTCTGTGAGGCGGGGCTGCTGCCCGGTGCCCTGGCACGCAACGAGGGGCTGAAGTTTGCCTGCAAGCATGTCGATTTGAGAGTGGAGACAACCAGCTCGCCCTTTACCTGCACCAGCGAGAAGGGGGCTCTGCTCTCGATCCCGATTGCACACGGCGAGGGGCGCTATGTCTGCGATGAGGCCACGCATGCCCAGCTGATCGCGGAGGATCGGATTCTCTTCCGCTATGCCAATGGGAACCCCAACGGTGCCTTCGACGATATCGCGGGGATCTTGGGGGGGCCCAATCGCAATGTGATGGGAATGATGCCCCACCCCGAGCGCGCCATTCGGGCCGCACTGGGCTCCGCCGATGGTGCCGTGATGTTCGAGAGCATTCTTGCCACACTGGCTCAGGCTCAGGTATAA
- a CDS encoding Crp/Fnr family transcriptional regulator produces the protein MMLAKVLGAVPLFSGLTEEQLEYVAKHLKRRNYAEREVIVRRDSPGDSLFILTSGKAKCAYLDSEDETIIAIYRPGDFFGELSVLDGEERSADVVALESTEVLVLSATDFHACLHAVPAIAVELLKQLAGRLRRATSWIRSLSSQDVYGRIASQLLHLSQTHGTDVEGGRLIGLRLTQNDMASLVGASRESVNKAMGYFKQKGYITVDTTYHITVHNHDALSKRAQ, from the coding sequence ATGATGCTTGCAAAGGTACTGGGAGCGGTCCCACTCTTCTCAGGGCTCACGGAAGAGCAGCTGGAGTATGTCGCAAAGCACCTGAAGCGACGAAACTACGCCGAGCGTGAGGTGATTGTCCGCCGTGATAGCCCCGGCGACTCCCTCTTTATCCTGACATCGGGGAAGGCAAAGTGCGCCTACCTAGACTCCGAGGACGAGACCATTATCGCCATCTACCGCCCTGGAGACTTCTTTGGGGAGCTCTCGGTTCTCGATGGCGAGGAGCGCTCCGCCGATGTGGTCGCGCTAGAGTCTACTGAGGTGCTGGTTCTCTCCGCCACCGACTTCCACGCCTGCCTGCACGCGGTTCCTGCGATCGCGGTGGAGCTTCTCAAGCAGCTGGCAGGCCGCCTGCGCCGCGCCACGAGCTGGATTCGCTCGCTCTCCAGCCAGGATGTCTACGGCCGGATCGCCAGCCAGCTCCTGCACCTCTCCCAGACCCACGGCACCGATGTCGAGGGCGGGCGGCTGATCGGCCTGCGCCTCACCCAGAACGATATGGCGAGCCTCGTGGGGGCGTCCCGTGAGTCCGTGAACAAGGCGATGGGCTACTTCAAGCAGAAGGGCTACATCACCGTGGACACGACCTACCACATCACGGTCCACAACCACGACGCCCTCTCCAAGCGCGCCCAGTAA
- the plsY gene encoding glycerol-3-phosphate 1-O-acyltransferase PlsY yields the protein MPSYVLCLLAFFVGAIPFGLLIGKLKGIDLREKGSGNIGASNAMRQLGKPLGILVFVLDTLKGLLPTLLAHQQALSPEWVVGVGLAAVFGHIYSPFVRFKGGKGVATTLGVLLGLDWRVGLLGFGVFLVVTAVTDYISVGSITAAVAQAALFWVFGDPLPMKLFGAVVGVFVILRHRSNIQRLLKGEENHYRKKTPAP from the coding sequence ATGCCTTCGTATGTGCTCTGTCTGCTCGCGTTTTTTGTGGGTGCCATTCCGTTTGGGCTCCTCATTGGCAAGCTCAAGGGAATTGACCTAAGAGAGAAAGGCTCGGGCAATATCGGTGCGTCCAACGCCATGCGCCAGCTGGGCAAGCCGCTGGGGATCTTGGTCTTTGTGCTGGACACGCTCAAGGGGCTCCTGCCGACCCTGCTGGCCCACCAGCAAGCGCTGAGCCCCGAGTGGGTGGTCGGGGTGGGGCTGGCGGCGGTCTTTGGGCACATCTACTCCCCCTTTGTGCGCTTCAAGGGCGGTAAGGGAGTGGCGACCACGCTGGGGGTCTTGCTGGGGCTGGACTGGCGCGTGGGGCTGCTGGGCTTCGGAGTGTTTCTGGTGGTCACCGCTGTTACGGACTACATCTCTGTGGGCTCTATCACGGCCGCTGTGGCCCAAGCGGCGCTCTTTTGGGTCTTTGGCGACCCACTGCCCATGAAGCTCTTCGGGGCGGTCGTGGGGGTGTTTGTGATCCTGCGCCACCGCAGCAATATCCAGCGGCTCCTCAAGGGCGAGGAGAACCACTACCGGAAGAAAACACCAGCCCCCTGA
- the zwf gene encoding glucose-6-phosphate dehydrogenase: MNDLDPCVFVLFGATGDLTRRKLTPALYALHREGLLPKDFVVLAYARRDKDDLVFRADLKANMAEFAPSIPLDKWDSFEQRCFYVRGEFDSPEGFAALRTKLESLDTETNTHHNWLFYMAIPPEQYEGVVGHLGAAGLSRRGMTEQGWARVIVEKPFGYDLETSRHLNAALLEHFTEDQVYRIDHYLGKETVQNILFFRFANEIFEPLWNHKYVDHVQITVAEKIGVEGRGNFFDATGMTRDVLQNHALQIVSLVAMEPPVRLDANAIRDEKVKAIRGIRPIPREDVHKLTVRGQYDSYRHEEGVPPGSDTETFVAMKFHMDNWRWAGTPFYVRCAKAMPKRTTEVAVQFRAIPQVLFAKMKRDEVQPNVLVLRIQPDEGIFLQMGAKQPGPDMTLHPVNLGFLYRDEFKDMPIADAYERLILDTIRGDASLFARGDEVEAAWKLLTPVLEAWKERPHDVQPYFTGTWGPEKASTLLEPGQTWREP; encoded by the coding sequence ATGAACGACCTCGATCCCTGCGTCTTTGTTCTCTTTGGCGCAACCGGCGATCTTACCCGCCGCAAGCTGACTCCTGCCCTCTACGCCCTCCACCGTGAGGGGCTTCTCCCCAAGGACTTTGTCGTGCTGGCCTACGCCCGCCGCGATAAAGACGACCTGGTCTTCCGTGCGGACCTCAAGGCCAACATGGCCGAGTTCGCCCCCAGTATCCCGCTGGACAAGTGGGACAGCTTCGAGCAGCGCTGCTTCTATGTCCGTGGCGAGTTCGACTCTCCCGAGGGCTTTGCCGCGCTCCGAACCAAGCTGGAGTCGCTCGATACGGAGACCAACACGCACCACAACTGGCTCTTCTACATGGCAATCCCCCCGGAGCAGTACGAGGGCGTGGTTGGGCACCTGGGCGCGGCGGGGCTCTCGCGGCGCGGGATGACCGAGCAGGGCTGGGCGCGTGTGATTGTTGAGAAGCCCTTTGGCTACGATTTAGAGACCAGCCGCCATCTTAACGCGGCCCTATTGGAGCACTTCACGGAGGACCAGGTCTACCGAATCGACCACTACCTGGGCAAAGAGACCGTCCAGAACATCCTCTTCTTCCGCTTTGCCAATGAGATCTTCGAGCCGCTCTGGAACCACAAGTATGTCGATCATGTCCAGATCACGGTCGCGGAGAAGATCGGGGTGGAGGGGCGCGGCAACTTCTTCGATGCCACGGGAATGACGCGCGATGTCCTGCAGAACCACGCCCTCCAGATTGTCTCTCTGGTGGCGATGGAGCCGCCGGTGCGCCTGGATGCCAACGCCATCCGCGATGAGAAAGTCAAGGCGATCCGGGGAATCCGGCCGATCCCGCGCGAGGATGTCCACAAGCTCACCGTGCGCGGCCAGTACGACAGCTACCGCCACGAGGAGGGGGTTCCGCCCGGCTCGGACACCGAGACCTTTGTGGCGATGAAGTTCCACATGGACAACTGGCGCTGGGCGGGAACTCCGTTCTATGTGCGCTGCGCCAAGGCGATGCCCAAGCGCACGACCGAGGTGGCGGTGCAGTTCCGCGCGATCCCGCAGGTGCTCTTTGCCAAGATGAAGCGCGATGAGGTCCAGCCCAATGTCTTGGTGCTGCGCATCCAGCCCGACGAAGGCATTTTCTTGCAGATGGGGGCGAAGCAGCCGGGGCCGGACATGACCCTCCACCCCGTGAATCTGGGCTTTCTCTACCGCGATGAGTTCAAGGACATGCCCATCGCCGATGCCTACGAGCGCCTGATCCTAGACACCATCCGCGGCGATGCCAGCCTCTTTGCCCGCGGCGACGAGGTCGAGGCGGCGTGGAAGCTCCTGACCCCGGTCCTCGAAGCCTGGAAAGAGCGCCCCCACGATGTCCAGCCCTACTTCACCGGCACCTGGGGCCCCGAGAAAGCCAGCACCCTCCTAGAGCCCGGCCAGACCTGGCGCGAGCCCTAG